In Candidatus Poribacteria bacterium, a genomic segment contains:
- a CDS encoding phosphoribosylformylglycinamidine cyclo-ligase, with the protein MAAKKPLTYADAGVSFEAESEAISRLKSLVQTTYRPEVLSDVGSFGGLFALKTYQEPVLVSSTDSVGTKLKVAFKVGRHDTVGFDIVAHCGNDIVVQGAEPLFFLDYIGISKVAPAVIEEIIAGLALGCREIGCALIGGEIAELSDIYTPGEYDLVGTIVGAVEKADVITGQRITPGDQLIGLGSAGLHTNGFTLARRILFDRCDYGVDTYFSELSATVGEALLACHKSYVRSILSLRKGCDIKGIAHITGGGLPANIERILPDGCIAYIRNGTWEIPPIFPFLQEKGDVEEPEMYRVFNMGIGMVVIVAPDAVEAALESLNASGESTYRIGEVIAGKKGVQGVPS; encoded by the coding sequence ATGGCAGCTAAGAAGCCTTTGACATACGCCGATGCTGGCGTTTCGTTTGAAGCAGAATCCGAGGCTATATCCCGGCTTAAAAGCCTGGTCCAAACTACCTATCGACCTGAAGTACTCAGTGATGTCGGGAGTTTCGGCGGGCTTTTTGCACTTAAAACCTATCAAGAACCCGTTCTCGTTTCCAGTACAGATAGCGTTGGCACAAAACTAAAGGTCGCCTTTAAAGTCGGACGGCACGACACCGTCGGTTTCGATATTGTGGCACATTGCGGCAACGATATCGTCGTGCAGGGAGCAGAACCGCTCTTCTTTTTAGATTATATCGGCATTAGCAAAGTGGCACCAGCCGTGATTGAAGAGATCATAGCCGGTCTCGCATTGGGATGCAGAGAGATTGGGTGCGCATTAATCGGGGGCGAAATCGCAGAGTTGTCAGATATTTATACACCCGGTGAATACGATCTGGTGGGGACGATTGTCGGTGCGGTTGAAAAGGCAGACGTGATTACCGGACAGAGGATTACACCCGGAGATCAACTCATCGGTTTAGGATCCGCGGGTTTACATACAAACGGCTTTACACTCGCTCGGCGTATCCTGTTCGATAGATGCGATTACGGTGTAGACACCTATTTTTCTGAACTCTCTGCCACGGTCGGGGAAGCACTCCTTGCTTGCCACAAAAGTTACGTCAGATCCATTTTGTCACTTCGTAAGGGATGCGATATTAAAGGGATTGCCCATATCACCGGAGGCGGTTTACCAGCAAATATAGAGCGGATTTTACCAGACGGATGTATTGCCTACATTCGGAACGGGACATGGGAAATTCCGCCCATTTTCCCGTTTCTCCAAGAGAAAGGGGACGTTGAAGAACCGGAAATGTACAGGGTTTTCAATATGGGAATCGGGATGGTAGTGATCGTTGCTCCCGATGCCGTTGAGGCTGCGCTGGAATCTCTCAACGCTTCTGGAGAATCTACTTACCGAATTGGTGAAGTAATCGCGGGGAAGAAGGGGGTTCAAGGTGTCCCTTCCTAA
- a CDS encoding amidophosphoribosyltransferase produces MQYDDKPKDECGVFGVFGHPKAVELTYLGLRALQHRGQESSGIVASDGEKFTYHHGMGLVHSVFTTEALAGLKGHIAIGHNRYSTAGESTLENAQPLVRNYKQGPLALGHNGNLVNAMQIRNHLENAGSIFSTSLDTEVIFHLIAHSRKQALEYRIIDALRSIEGAYSFVCMDKNTLIGARDSHGFRPLWLGKLGDAYVLASETCAFDVIEAKPIREVEPGELVFTRSTYRGVESLRFHKKESQLSQCIFEYIYLARPDSMMFGQSVNNRRREFGRQLAREHPVKADVVIPVPDSATIAALGYAEESGISFDLGLSRNPFVGRSFMNPAQDIRELMVKVKLNPVRDVLHGKRVVLVDDSIMRGTNSRKLIKMVRQGGATAVHLRIASPPNKFACFYGVDTPTRGELIASSHTIDEIRKYIRADSLGYLSIDGMLQSVETPQNFCTTCFDGKYPIPFVEESSQQLPLIVD; encoded by the coding sequence ATGCAATACGATGATAAACCAAAGGACGAATGCGGTGTATTCGGCGTTTTCGGCCATCCAAAAGCAGTAGAATTGACGTATTTAGGGTTGCGCGCCCTTCAGCATCGAGGTCAAGAAAGTAGCGGTATTGTCGCATCAGACGGCGAGAAGTTCACCTACCATCACGGTATGGGACTCGTTCATTCGGTGTTCACCACTGAAGCTTTAGCCGGATTGAAAGGGCATATCGCTATCGGACATAACCGATATTCAACCGCTGGGGAAAGCACGCTTGAAAACGCGCAGCCTTTGGTCCGAAACTATAAGCAAGGTCCCCTCGCCCTCGGCCACAATGGCAATCTCGTCAATGCGATGCAAATTCGGAATCATTTAGAGAATGCCGGTTCCATCTTTAGCACCAGTTTGGATACTGAAGTCATTTTTCACTTGATAGCCCATTCGCGGAAGCAGGCGTTGGAATATAGAATTATTGATGCCCTGCGAAGTATTGAGGGCGCGTATTCGTTCGTATGCATGGATAAAAACACGCTCATAGGCGCACGCGATTCCCACGGATTTCGACCGCTCTGGCTCGGTAAACTCGGTGATGCTTATGTGTTAGCCTCCGAGACGTGTGCTTTTGATGTGATTGAAGCCAAACCAATACGTGAGGTGGAGCCGGGCGAGTTAGTATTCACACGCTCCACGTATCGCGGTGTAGAGTCACTCCGTTTTCATAAGAAAGAATCACAACTATCGCAATGCATCTTTGAATATATCTATTTGGCACGACCCGATAGCATGATGTTCGGACAGAGCGTCAACAACAGGCGCCGCGAATTCGGTAGACAACTCGCCCGCGAACATCCCGTCAAAGCAGATGTTGTTATTCCTGTGCCTGACTCTGCAACGATTGCTGCCCTCGGATACGCCGAGGAATCTGGCATTTCCTTCGATTTAGGGTTGTCTCGGAACCCCTTTGTCGGACGTTCCTTCATGAACCCGGCGCAGGATATCCGAGAACTAATGGTGAAGGTGAAATTGAATCCGGTGCGCGATGTGCTGCACGGCAAACGGGTCGTCTTGGTAGACGACTCAATCATGCGGGGAACGAACAGCAGAAAACTCATCAAAATGGTTCGCCAAGGCGGGGCAACAGCCGTCCATCTCCGCATTGCATCCCCTCCAAATAAATTCGCATGCTTCTATGGTGTAGATACACCGACACGTGGCGAGTTAATCGCAAGTTCACATACAATTGACGAAATCCGTAAATACATCCGTGCTGACAGTCTGGGGTATCTGAGTATTGACGGAATGCTCCAATCCGTGGAAACACCCCAGAATTTTTGTACCACCTGTTTTGATGGAAAATATCCCATTCCGTTTGTCGAAGAATCCTCACAACAACTCCCCTTAATCGTAGATTAA
- a CDS encoding phytanoyl-CoA dioxygenase family protein, translating to MPTTLGIYSINNSPALDGGKEMKEYLEIQKPELDYTYEFETDQLSLVSECLEAHGFAIIKDVLPPDLVDSLKQAVFDGTDPKRELEHGQSSTRHAWIESGPGAWQLLGYDPFIKIHRHLIGAKELTLHRSAAIIRMPGSQPVTWHTDWCGFSTDAPKNSGDVLNRGLWPSGKWFYLTGSRPEHGGLCVIEGSHVENWEGPEGFKLTADKRSFYKEGEEEKPYASFDIPGLVPLFTNPGDMIVFAHRTYHGAFPNQINEVRLSCGVGFRRRDHHIDIPWEIPEEGRQFLADLPSHFHRYTHGYTSINLNWRG from the coding sequence ATGCCGACAACGCTCGGTATTTACAGCATAAACAACAGCCCCGCTTTAGACGGAGGAAAAGAAATGAAGGAATATTTAGAAATTCAGAAACCTGAACTTGATTACACTTACGAGTTTGAAACGGATCAACTTTCCCTCGTGTCTGAATGTCTTGAGGCACACGGCTTCGCGATTATCAAAGATGTTCTGCCTCCTGATCTGGTCGACAGTTTAAAGCAGGCGGTCTTTGATGGGACAGATCCGAAAAGGGAATTAGAGCATGGACAGAGTAGCACCCGACACGCGTGGATTGAGTCTGGACCGGGGGCTTGGCAGCTGCTGGGATACGATCCGTTTATAAAAATCCATCGGCACCTGATTGGTGCCAAGGAATTGACCCTCCACCGATCTGCCGCTATCATCCGGATGCCTGGATCCCAACCCGTTACATGGCATACGGACTGGTGTGGGTTTTCAACGGATGCCCCTAAAAATTCCGGTGATGTGTTGAATCGTGGACTTTGGCCCTCGGGTAAATGGTTCTATCTGACGGGTTCTCGTCCGGAACACGGCGGGTTGTGCGTCATTGAGGGGTCCCACGTAGAGAACTGGGAGGGTCCCGAAGGCTTCAAACTGACAGCGGATAAACGCTCCTTCTATAAGGAAGGCGAAGAAGAAAAGCCTTATGCAAGTTTTGATATTCCGGGCTTAGTGCCACTTTTTACGAATCCGGGAGACATGATTGTGTTTGCGCATCGGACGTATCACGGTGCGTTCCCGAACCAGATTAATGAAGTTCGGTTGTCGTGTGGGGTCGGTTTTCGGAGACGGGACCACCACATCGATATCCCGTGGGAGATCCCAGAAGAAGGCAGGCAATTTTTAGCGGATCTACCGTCTCACTTTCACCGATACACACACGGCTACACCAGCATCAATCTTAATTGGCGAGGGTAA
- a CDS encoding NCS2 family permease, producing the protein MLEKLFAIKENGTSLRREFVAGLTNFMTISYIIFVQPAMLSLSGMDYGAVMVATCLSSALATFFMAFLTNYPVVLAPGMGLNAYFVFDLCRGSGIPWQEALGIVFIAGMLFFILSFVGIREAIMNALPHSLQNAIAIGIGLFIAFIGLQMSGIITKDPATFITRGALDAAPVLLSLFGIAVTLTLIARKVRGAILIGILISTIANLIFGVASFDGIAAAPPSIAPTFFKLQLPNIFAKLELIPIIFVFFAIDMFDSIGTLTAIGYRAELLQEGKLTKARGALLTDAGSTVGGSLLGTSTVTCYIESATGITEGGRTGLTAAVTGVCMLLSLFLYPLVKIVGGGFQIGPSAFLYPIIAPALIVVGGLMLRNVNQIDWEDITESIPAFLTMLMMPLSFSITDGIGFGLISLAFLKLVTGRRKEIHPVIYYFALFFIACYIGDL; encoded by the coding sequence ATGCTTGAAAAGTTATTTGCGATAAAAGAAAACGGCACTTCGTTAAGACGCGAATTCGTTGCAGGGCTCACGAATTTTATGACAATTTCATATATAATTTTCGTGCAACCCGCAATGCTTTCGTTGTCGGGTATGGATTATGGTGCCGTTATGGTCGCGACCTGCCTATCCAGTGCACTCGCAACGTTCTTCATGGCGTTTCTAACGAACTATCCCGTTGTATTGGCACCCGGTATGGGACTTAACGCCTATTTCGTTTTTGACCTTTGCAGGGGTTCAGGCATCCCCTGGCAGGAGGCATTAGGGATTGTTTTCATCGCAGGTATGCTATTCTTCATCCTCTCATTTGTGGGGATCCGTGAAGCCATCATGAATGCCCTGCCACACTCACTCCAAAATGCCATTGCTATCGGGATCGGTTTGTTCATTGCCTTCATCGGACTCCAGATGAGTGGAATTATCACAAAAGATCCCGCCACGTTTATAACCCGGGGTGCCCTCGACGCCGCGCCCGTCCTACTCTCACTCTTCGGTATTGCTGTAACGCTCACCCTCATTGCACGCAAGGTGCGTGGCGCGATCCTGATCGGTATCCTTATTTCAACTATCGCCAACCTCATTTTCGGAGTTGCATCGTTTGATGGAATCGCCGCAGCACCGCCGTCTATCGCACCAACGTTCTTCAAACTACAGCTGCCTAATATCTTCGCTAAACTGGAACTCATTCCCATTATCTTTGTGTTCTTCGCGATTGACATGTTTGATAGTATCGGGACGCTCACGGCTATCGGCTATCGGGCAGAACTCCTCCAAGAGGGAAAACTCACAAAAGCCAGAGGGGCACTTTTGACAGATGCAGGAAGTACTGTTGGCGGTTCCTTACTCGGTACCTCAACAGTGACGTGTTACATCGAAAGCGCGACAGGGATTACTGAAGGCGGACGGACAGGTCTCACCGCTGCCGTTACAGGGGTTTGCATGTTACTCTCTCTCTTTTTATATCCGCTTGTTAAGATTGTGGGAGGTGGGTTTCAGATCGGGCCCTCTGCGTTCCTTTATCCGATTATTGCTCCCGCTCTCATCGTTGTCGGTGGGTTGATGCTCAGGAACGTCAATCAAATTGACTGGGAAGACATCACGGAATCCATCCCCGCGTTCCTTACGATGCTAATGATGCCGCTCTCCTTCAGTATTACAGACGGCATCGGCTTCGGATTGATCTCATTGGCGTTTTTGAAACTGGTGACGGGACGCAGGAAAGAGATTCATCCCGTCATTTACTACTTCGCACTCTTCTTCATCGCCTGCTACATCGGTGATCTGTAG